Proteins from a single region of Mytilus trossulus isolate FHL-02 chromosome 2, PNRI_Mtr1.1.1.hap1, whole genome shotgun sequence:
- the LOC134706522 gene encoding bromodomain-containing protein DDB_G0280777-like isoform X2: MEYIQLLILGYLITVCSSARLDTQKHSNRYENNASFSASSNRPNQIYRSERSNVPRQISGNVGSNMPKRIVIGSKPGMKSFSFKSATKNGANFQPQMSHKNNIPSTPKDVNQQPRPSSMNQNQQPRPRQTNQPQSNGRNQNQQPRSRQTNQPQSNSMNQNQNPRPKQAELSHTNSINQNQKPGPSHTEPSHSNRINQNQKPKPKKTVPSHSFSMNRNQQPKHSYSINQRQQQQNRPPFSQQTNRQFQRTSSKPQSNVNQPQIPTNSKLPPPPSNMNQPQPHPNFNQPLPPPNLNQPQQPQNLNLKQPYYQPNVNQPKPPPNVYQPQPPPNIHRPQPQPNVNQRQQYSKPNVNQRQPPPNVNQQQPQQNLNQRQPPPNVNQQQPQQNLNQRQPQPQQNLNQRQPQPQQNLNQRQPQPQQNLNQRQPPPNVNQPQAQQNLNQRQPPPNGNQPLNQGSDFQYHTVVASNNPNNAQTFVFTASSSQAFPQGPPRHYQSPPPGQFQVPPKAPPANQQVYQRPPIPPHMINQPPMVPQGLVTGNALSASNLSQGQLVLGSIQQVPVNAGPQIVQQPVQDFTVQTSLTNNVNLLPQLQQGVQQQQILLQPQGQQAPVQINPAQQVGQPQQTVNQSVQPAQANQIQQGNQPLSPVNQPIQSITQTQLSPNKSVQTMVSSQQQQLFMQQQQQLIPIQTQPVNLQQQQPGMPIQKQPVNLQQQHQAMSSQTQPVNLQQQQPGMPIQKQPVNLQQQQQAMSSQTQPVNMQQQQPGMHIQTQPVNMQQQQPGMHIQTQPVNFQQNQQALPIQTLPVNLQQQQQHQVGFSPVPQYPHQQQRYIYQPQYHRGVYQPPVYQPPVKYTRPVTPRPTHQPTTTATTTTTPKPPPQTEAPEYEGLEVEGPTHAPPQSYQPGSTQHQQHPYYPPTRTPMQDFFMMYPLIDYYFK, encoded by the exons ATGGAATATATACAACTGCTCATATTAGGATATTTAATAACAGTATGCTCTTCTGCACGTTTGGACAcacaaaaacattcaaatagatatgaaaataatgcTTCATTTAGTGCTAGTTCAAATAGaccaaatcaaatatatagaaGCGAAAGATCAAATGTGCCAAGACAAATTTCTGGGAATGTTGgttcaaatatgccaaaaagaATAGTTATTGGTTCAAAACCGGGAATGAAgagtttttcttttaaatctgcAACTAAAAATGGAGCAAATTTTCAGCCGCAAATGtcacataaaaacaatataccaTCAACACCAAAAGATGTAAATCAACAACCTCGGCCTAGCAGTATGAATCAAAACCAACAGCCACGGCCCAGACAGACGAACCAACCACAGTCTAACGGTCGGAATCAAAACCAACAGCCACGGTCCAGGCAGACGAACCAACCACAGTCTAACAGTAtgaatcaaaatcaaaatccgAGGCCAAAGCAGGCGGAACTATCTCATACTAACAGTATCAACCAAAATCAAAAACCGGGTCCGTCCCACACGGAACCTTCACATTCTAACAGAATAAACcaaaatcaaaaaccaaagccCAAGAAGACGGTACCATCACATTCTTTTAGTATGAACCGAAATCAACAACCAAAACATTCTTACAGTATAAATCAGCGTCAACAGCAACAAAATAGGCCACCATTTTCACAACAAACAAATCGGCAGTTTCAAAGGACATCTTCGAAGCCACAATCTAATGTAAACCAACCACAGATACCTACTAATTCGAAACTTCCACCGCCGCCGTCAAATATGAACCAACCACAACCACATCCAAATTTCAACCAACCACTACCGCCTccaaatttgaaccaaccacaACAAcctcaaaatttgaatttaaagcaaCCATATTATCAACCAAATGTGAATCAACCAAAACCACCACCTAATGTGTATCAACCACAACCACCCCCAAATATACATCGACCACAGCCCCAACCAAATGTGAACCAAAGACAGCAATATTCCAAACCAAATGTGAATCAAAGACAGCCACCACCAAATGTGAATCAGCAACAACCCCAACAAAATCTGAATCAACGACAGCCACCACCAAATGTGAATCAACAACAGCCCCAACAAAATCTGAATCAACGACAGCCACAGCCCCAACAAAATCTGAATCAACGACAGCCACAGCCCCAACAAAATTTGAATCAACGACAGCCACAGCCTCAACAAAATCTAAATCAACGACAACCACCACCAAATGTGAATCAACCACAGGCccaacaaaatttaaatcaacGACAGCCACCACCAAATGGGAATCAACCACTTAATCAAGGTTCTGATTTTCAATATCATACAGTAGTGGCTTCTAACAATCCTAACAATGCGCAAACATTTGTGTTTACTGCTTCATCCTCCCAAGCGTTCCCACAAG GTCCACCTCGACATTATCAGTCTCCACCACCTGGACAGTTCCAGGTCCCACCAAAAGCCCCACCTGCAAACCAACAAGTATACCAAAGACCTCCAATACCACCTCACATGATAAATCAGCCGCCAATGGTACCACAAGGACTAGTGACCGGTAATGCTCTTTCAGCAAGTAATCTATCCCAGGGACAGCTTGTTCTTGGTTCTATTCAACAAGTTCCGGTAAACGCAGGACCTCAAATTGTTCAACAACCAGTGCAGGATTTTACTGTTCAAACCTCACTTACTAATAACGTAAATTTGTTACCTCAACTGCAACAGGGcgttcaacaacaacaaatctTACTTCAACCACAAGGACAACAAGCACCTGTTCAAATCAACCCAGCGCAACAAGTTGGCCAACCACAACAAACAGTAAACCAATCAGTACAACCTGCTCAGGCAAATCAAATTCAACAAGGCAATCAACCTTTGTCTCCTGTTAATCAACCAATTCAATCCATTACTCAAACACAATTATCTCCAAATAAATCCGTACAAACGATGGTGTCTAGTCAGCAACAACAACTATTTATGCAGCAGCAGCAACAACTAATTCCTATTCAAACACAACCCGTCAATCTGCAGCAACAGCAACCAGGAATGCCTATTCAAAAACAACCGGTCAATCTTCAGCAACAACATCAAGCGATGTCTTCTCAAACACAACCCGTCAATCTGCAGCAACAGCAACCAGGAATGCCTATTCAAAAACAACCGGTCAATCTTCAGCAACAACAACAAGCAATGTCTTCTCAAACACAACCCGTCAATATGCAGCAACAGCAACCAGGAATGCATATTCAAACACAACCCGTCAATATGCAGCAACAGCAACCAGGAATGCATATTCAAACACAACCCGTCAATTTTCAGCAAAATCAACAAGCATTGCCTATTCAAACACTTCCTGTCAATCTTCAGCAACAGCAGCAACATCAAGTGGGATTTTCACCTGTTCCTCAATACCCGCATCAACAACAGAGATATATCTATCAACCTCAATATCATCGTGGTGTCTATCAACCACCAGTCTATCAACCTCCAGTTAAATACACTAGACCTGTTACACCAAGGCCAACTCATCAACCAACTACTACAGCAACTACAACAACAACACCGAAACCTCCTCCACAAACTGAAGCTCCCGAATATGAAGGATTAGAGGTTGAAGGACCAACCCATGCTCCGCCTCAAAGTTATCAACCTGGGTCAACTCAGCATCAGCAACATCCTTACTATCCACCGACTAGAACACCAATGCAGGACTTTTTTATGATGTATCCTTTAATTGACTACTACTTCAAGTAA
- the LOC134706522 gene encoding bromodomain-containing protein DDB_G0280777-like isoform X1: MLRTGIFNSFQISPVKVTMEYIQLLILGYLITVCSSARLDTQKHSNRYENNASFSASSNRPNQIYRSERSNVPRQISGNVGSNMPKRIVIGSKPGMKSFSFKSATKNGANFQPQMSHKNNIPSTPKDVNQQPRPSSMNQNQQPRPRQTNQPQSNGRNQNQQPRSRQTNQPQSNSMNQNQNPRPKQAELSHTNSINQNQKPGPSHTEPSHSNRINQNQKPKPKKTVPSHSFSMNRNQQPKHSYSINQRQQQQNRPPFSQQTNRQFQRTSSKPQSNVNQPQIPTNSKLPPPPSNMNQPQPHPNFNQPLPPPNLNQPQQPQNLNLKQPYYQPNVNQPKPPPNVYQPQPPPNIHRPQPQPNVNQRQQYSKPNVNQRQPPPNVNQQQPQQNLNQRQPPPNVNQQQPQQNLNQRQPQPQQNLNQRQPQPQQNLNQRQPQPQQNLNQRQPPPNVNQPQAQQNLNQRQPPPNGNQPLNQGSDFQYHTVVASNNPNNAQTFVFTASSSQAFPQGPPRHYQSPPPGQFQVPPKAPPANQQVYQRPPIPPHMINQPPMVPQGLVTGNALSASNLSQGQLVLGSIQQVPVNAGPQIVQQPVQDFTVQTSLTNNVNLLPQLQQGVQQQQILLQPQGQQAPVQINPAQQVGQPQQTVNQSVQPAQANQIQQGNQPLSPVNQPIQSITQTQLSPNKSVQTMVSSQQQQLFMQQQQQLIPIQTQPVNLQQQQPGMPIQKQPVNLQQQHQAMSSQTQPVNLQQQQPGMPIQKQPVNLQQQQQAMSSQTQPVNMQQQQPGMHIQTQPVNMQQQQPGMHIQTQPVNFQQNQQALPIQTLPVNLQQQQQHQVGFSPVPQYPHQQQRYIYQPQYHRGVYQPPVYQPPVKYTRPVTPRPTHQPTTTATTTTTPKPPPQTEAPEYEGLEVEGPTHAPPQSYQPGSTQHQQHPYYPPTRTPMQDFFMMYPLIDYYFK, encoded by the exons ATGTTAAGGACTGgaatttttaattcttttcaG atCTCTCCTGTGAAAGTGACAATGGAATATATACAACTGCTCATATTAGGATATTTAATAACAGTATGCTCTTCTGCACGTTTGGACAcacaaaaacattcaaatagatatgaaaataatgcTTCATTTAGTGCTAGTTCAAATAGaccaaatcaaatatatagaaGCGAAAGATCAAATGTGCCAAGACAAATTTCTGGGAATGTTGgttcaaatatgccaaaaagaATAGTTATTGGTTCAAAACCGGGAATGAAgagtttttcttttaaatctgcAACTAAAAATGGAGCAAATTTTCAGCCGCAAATGtcacataaaaacaatataccaTCAACACCAAAAGATGTAAATCAACAACCTCGGCCTAGCAGTATGAATCAAAACCAACAGCCACGGCCCAGACAGACGAACCAACCACAGTCTAACGGTCGGAATCAAAACCAACAGCCACGGTCCAGGCAGACGAACCAACCACAGTCTAACAGTAtgaatcaaaatcaaaatccgAGGCCAAAGCAGGCGGAACTATCTCATACTAACAGTATCAACCAAAATCAAAAACCGGGTCCGTCCCACACGGAACCTTCACATTCTAACAGAATAAACcaaaatcaaaaaccaaagccCAAGAAGACGGTACCATCACATTCTTTTAGTATGAACCGAAATCAACAACCAAAACATTCTTACAGTATAAATCAGCGTCAACAGCAACAAAATAGGCCACCATTTTCACAACAAACAAATCGGCAGTTTCAAAGGACATCTTCGAAGCCACAATCTAATGTAAACCAACCACAGATACCTACTAATTCGAAACTTCCACCGCCGCCGTCAAATATGAACCAACCACAACCACATCCAAATTTCAACCAACCACTACCGCCTccaaatttgaaccaaccacaACAAcctcaaaatttgaatttaaagcaaCCATATTATCAACCAAATGTGAATCAACCAAAACCACCACCTAATGTGTATCAACCACAACCACCCCCAAATATACATCGACCACAGCCCCAACCAAATGTGAACCAAAGACAGCAATATTCCAAACCAAATGTGAATCAAAGACAGCCACCACCAAATGTGAATCAGCAACAACCCCAACAAAATCTGAATCAACGACAGCCACCACCAAATGTGAATCAACAACAGCCCCAACAAAATCTGAATCAACGACAGCCACAGCCCCAACAAAATCTGAATCAACGACAGCCACAGCCCCAACAAAATTTGAATCAACGACAGCCACAGCCTCAACAAAATCTAAATCAACGACAACCACCACCAAATGTGAATCAACCACAGGCccaacaaaatttaaatcaacGACAGCCACCACCAAATGGGAATCAACCACTTAATCAAGGTTCTGATTTTCAATATCATACAGTAGTGGCTTCTAACAATCCTAACAATGCGCAAACATTTGTGTTTACTGCTTCATCCTCCCAAGCGTTCCCACAAG GTCCACCTCGACATTATCAGTCTCCACCACCTGGACAGTTCCAGGTCCCACCAAAAGCCCCACCTGCAAACCAACAAGTATACCAAAGACCTCCAATACCACCTCACATGATAAATCAGCCGCCAATGGTACCACAAGGACTAGTGACCGGTAATGCTCTTTCAGCAAGTAATCTATCCCAGGGACAGCTTGTTCTTGGTTCTATTCAACAAGTTCCGGTAAACGCAGGACCTCAAATTGTTCAACAACCAGTGCAGGATTTTACTGTTCAAACCTCACTTACTAATAACGTAAATTTGTTACCTCAACTGCAACAGGGcgttcaacaacaacaaatctTACTTCAACCACAAGGACAACAAGCACCTGTTCAAATCAACCCAGCGCAACAAGTTGGCCAACCACAACAAACAGTAAACCAATCAGTACAACCTGCTCAGGCAAATCAAATTCAACAAGGCAATCAACCTTTGTCTCCTGTTAATCAACCAATTCAATCCATTACTCAAACACAATTATCTCCAAATAAATCCGTACAAACGATGGTGTCTAGTCAGCAACAACAACTATTTATGCAGCAGCAGCAACAACTAATTCCTATTCAAACACAACCCGTCAATCTGCAGCAACAGCAACCAGGAATGCCTATTCAAAAACAACCGGTCAATCTTCAGCAACAACATCAAGCGATGTCTTCTCAAACACAACCCGTCAATCTGCAGCAACAGCAACCAGGAATGCCTATTCAAAAACAACCGGTCAATCTTCAGCAACAACAACAAGCAATGTCTTCTCAAACACAACCCGTCAATATGCAGCAACAGCAACCAGGAATGCATATTCAAACACAACCCGTCAATATGCAGCAACAGCAACCAGGAATGCATATTCAAACACAACCCGTCAATTTTCAGCAAAATCAACAAGCATTGCCTATTCAAACACTTCCTGTCAATCTTCAGCAACAGCAGCAACATCAAGTGGGATTTTCACCTGTTCCTCAATACCCGCATCAACAACAGAGATATATCTATCAACCTCAATATCATCGTGGTGTCTATCAACCACCAGTCTATCAACCTCCAGTTAAATACACTAGACCTGTTACACCAAGGCCAACTCATCAACCAACTACTACAGCAACTACAACAACAACACCGAAACCTCCTCCACAAACTGAAGCTCCCGAATATGAAGGATTAGAGGTTGAAGGACCAACCCATGCTCCGCCTCAAAGTTATCAACCTGGGTCAACTCAGCATCAGCAACATCCTTACTATCCACCGACTAGAACACCAATGCAGGACTTTTTTATGATGTATCCTTTAATTGACTACTACTTCAAGTAA
- the LOC134706522 gene encoding putative mediator of RNA polymerase II transcription subunit 26 isoform X3: protein MLRTGIFNSFQISPVKVTMEYIQLLILGYLITVCSSARLDTQKHSNRYENNASFSASSNRPNQIYRSERSNVPRQISGNVGSNMPKRIVIGSKPGMKSFSFKSATKNGANFQPQMSHKNNIPSTPKDVNQQPRPSSMNQNQQPRPRQTNQPQSNGRNQNQQPRSRQTNQPQSNSMNQNQNPRPKQAELSHTNSINQNQKPGPSHTEPSHSNRINQNQKPKPKKTVPSHSFSMNRNQQPKHSYSINQRQQQQNRPPFSQQTNRQFQRTSSKPQSNVNQPQIPTNSKLPPPPSNMNQPQPHPNFNQPLPPPNLNQPQQPQNLNLKQPYYQPNVNQPKPPPNVYQPQPPPNIHRPQPQPNVNQRQQYSKPNVNQRQPPPNVNQQQPQQNLNQRQPPPNVNQQQPQQNLNQRQPQPQQNLNQRQPQPQQNLNQRQPQPQQNLNQRQPPPNVNQPQAQQNLNQRQPPPNGNQPLNQGPPRHYQSPPPGQFQVPPKAPPANQQVYQRPPIPPHMINQPPMVPQGLVTGNALSASNLSQGQLVLGSIQQVPVNAGPQIVQQPVQDFTVQTSLTNNVNLLPQLQQGVQQQQILLQPQGQQAPVQINPAQQVGQPQQTVNQSVQPAQANQIQQGNQPLSPVNQPIQSITQTQLSPNKSVQTMVSSQQQQLFMQQQQQLIPIQTQPVNLQQQQPGMPIQKQPVNLQQQHQAMSSQTQPVNLQQQQPGMPIQKQPVNLQQQQQAMSSQTQPVNMQQQQPGMHIQTQPVNMQQQQPGMHIQTQPVNFQQNQQALPIQTLPVNLQQQQQHQVGFSPVPQYPHQQQRYIYQPQYHRGVYQPPVYQPPVKYTRPVTPRPTHQPTTTATTTTTPKPPPQTEAPEYEGLEVEGPTHAPPQSYQPGSTQHQQHPYYPPTRTPMQDFFMMYPLIDYYFK from the exons ATGTTAAGGACTGgaatttttaattcttttcaG atCTCTCCTGTGAAAGTGACAATGGAATATATACAACTGCTCATATTAGGATATTTAATAACAGTATGCTCTTCTGCACGTTTGGACAcacaaaaacattcaaatagatatgaaaataatgcTTCATTTAGTGCTAGTTCAAATAGaccaaatcaaatatatagaaGCGAAAGATCAAATGTGCCAAGACAAATTTCTGGGAATGTTGgttcaaatatgccaaaaagaATAGTTATTGGTTCAAAACCGGGAATGAAgagtttttcttttaaatctgcAACTAAAAATGGAGCAAATTTTCAGCCGCAAATGtcacataaaaacaatataccaTCAACACCAAAAGATGTAAATCAACAACCTCGGCCTAGCAGTATGAATCAAAACCAACAGCCACGGCCCAGACAGACGAACCAACCACAGTCTAACGGTCGGAATCAAAACCAACAGCCACGGTCCAGGCAGACGAACCAACCACAGTCTAACAGTAtgaatcaaaatcaaaatccgAGGCCAAAGCAGGCGGAACTATCTCATACTAACAGTATCAACCAAAATCAAAAACCGGGTCCGTCCCACACGGAACCTTCACATTCTAACAGAATAAACcaaaatcaaaaaccaaagccCAAGAAGACGGTACCATCACATTCTTTTAGTATGAACCGAAATCAACAACCAAAACATTCTTACAGTATAAATCAGCGTCAACAGCAACAAAATAGGCCACCATTTTCACAACAAACAAATCGGCAGTTTCAAAGGACATCTTCGAAGCCACAATCTAATGTAAACCAACCACAGATACCTACTAATTCGAAACTTCCACCGCCGCCGTCAAATATGAACCAACCACAACCACATCCAAATTTCAACCAACCACTACCGCCTccaaatttgaaccaaccacaACAAcctcaaaatttgaatttaaagcaaCCATATTATCAACCAAATGTGAATCAACCAAAACCACCACCTAATGTGTATCAACCACAACCACCCCCAAATATACATCGACCACAGCCCCAACCAAATGTGAACCAAAGACAGCAATATTCCAAACCAAATGTGAATCAAAGACAGCCACCACCAAATGTGAATCAGCAACAACCCCAACAAAATCTGAATCAACGACAGCCACCACCAAATGTGAATCAACAACAGCCCCAACAAAATCTGAATCAACGACAGCCACAGCCCCAACAAAATCTGAATCAACGACAGCCACAGCCCCAACAAAATTTGAATCAACGACAGCCACAGCCTCAACAAAATCTAAATCAACGACAACCACCACCAAATGTGAATCAACCACAGGCccaacaaaatttaaatcaacGACAGCCACCACCAAATGGGAATCAACCACTTAATCAAG GTCCACCTCGACATTATCAGTCTCCACCACCTGGACAGTTCCAGGTCCCACCAAAAGCCCCACCTGCAAACCAACAAGTATACCAAAGACCTCCAATACCACCTCACATGATAAATCAGCCGCCAATGGTACCACAAGGACTAGTGACCGGTAATGCTCTTTCAGCAAGTAATCTATCCCAGGGACAGCTTGTTCTTGGTTCTATTCAACAAGTTCCGGTAAACGCAGGACCTCAAATTGTTCAACAACCAGTGCAGGATTTTACTGTTCAAACCTCACTTACTAATAACGTAAATTTGTTACCTCAACTGCAACAGGGcgttcaacaacaacaaatctTACTTCAACCACAAGGACAACAAGCACCTGTTCAAATCAACCCAGCGCAACAAGTTGGCCAACCACAACAAACAGTAAACCAATCAGTACAACCTGCTCAGGCAAATCAAATTCAACAAGGCAATCAACCTTTGTCTCCTGTTAATCAACCAATTCAATCCATTACTCAAACACAATTATCTCCAAATAAATCCGTACAAACGATGGTGTCTAGTCAGCAACAACAACTATTTATGCAGCAGCAGCAACAACTAATTCCTATTCAAACACAACCCGTCAATCTGCAGCAACAGCAACCAGGAATGCCTATTCAAAAACAACCGGTCAATCTTCAGCAACAACATCAAGCGATGTCTTCTCAAACACAACCCGTCAATCTGCAGCAACAGCAACCAGGAATGCCTATTCAAAAACAACCGGTCAATCTTCAGCAACAACAACAAGCAATGTCTTCTCAAACACAACCCGTCAATATGCAGCAACAGCAACCAGGAATGCATATTCAAACACAACCCGTCAATATGCAGCAACAGCAACCAGGAATGCATATTCAAACACAACCCGTCAATTTTCAGCAAAATCAACAAGCATTGCCTATTCAAACACTTCCTGTCAATCTTCAGCAACAGCAGCAACATCAAGTGGGATTTTCACCTGTTCCTCAATACCCGCATCAACAACAGAGATATATCTATCAACCTCAATATCATCGTGGTGTCTATCAACCACCAGTCTATCAACCTCCAGTTAAATACACTAGACCTGTTACACCAAGGCCAACTCATCAACCAACTACTACAGCAACTACAACAACAACACCGAAACCTCCTCCACAAACTGAAGCTCCCGAATATGAAGGATTAGAGGTTGAAGGACCAACCCATGCTCCGCCTCAAAGTTATCAACCTGGGTCAACTCAGCATCAGCAACATCCTTACTATCCACCGACTAGAACACCAATGCAGGACTTTTTTATGATGTATCCTTTAATTGACTACTACTTCAAGTAA